The proteins below come from a single Mercenaria mercenaria strain notata chromosome 3, MADL_Memer_1, whole genome shotgun sequence genomic window:
- the LOC123525155 gene encoding histamine H2 receptor-like, whose protein sequence is MSNDTVNTILACDECEEMRKLVGIDWYPGLFSKLVFLATLMILTSTANIFLMYIASRTRSLVNNTKVFFNSLCIAHLMGSFIVIPFWIVTRLSPEMAKTTPGFCEASSFFWILMILASFYSLSALSLDRFFIISNPMRYPIKATTNKKLLVVTMLWIFCIMFAAAPIFGWGEYTFQPDAVPICGLDMKYSQSFTIVLIVLGFCAPLVVDIFCCGRIIAIARRQSRSIESRKGSDGSTSSTTSSRSTSSTKSIQPIPKLSKLKQKINSLRLVFAGTGSFLICWLPYLGAHVWMATIRNLSHNKESMPYILEFVVMCIALVNGLINPVVIMLSNRDYRKELKSLLFKRFAATSPEERSETESTPAHPKRTQFKSLNLTNTFQTIQEFHLDVSPHTPQETSCLRKQDSDATLDSPADRSPSTPSTEFLDIRKLSVMSNCTECIKLITRSKSNGSSIDLDSPLEQLKADGFPSQHATITKTSSSDQIETKIDFEFIASGIVIK, encoded by the exons ATGAGCAACGACACAGTGAACACGATTTTAGCATGCGACGAATGTGAAGAAATGAGAAAACTTGTTGGAATAGACTGGTACCCCGGACTTTTCTCTAAGCTGGTATTTCTGGCAACACTGATGATTCTAACGTCAACTGCTAACATTTTCTTGATGTATATTGCTAGTAGAACCAGATCACTTGTCAATAACACGAAAGTATTTTTCAATAGCCTCTGCATAGCGCATCTTATGGGCAGCTTTATTGTGATTCCGTTTTGGATTGTGACAAGATTATCTCCAGAAATGGCAAAAACTACACCAGGCTTTTGTGAAGCATCATCATTCTTTTGGATACTGATGATTTTAGCTTCCTTTTATTCTCTATCTGCGCTGTCACTCGATAGATTCTTTATCATCTCAAACCCGATGCGGTATCCAATTAAAGCTACAACTAACAAAAAACTGCTTGTTGTAACAATGCTATGGATCTTCTGTATTATGTTTGCAGCGGCCCCTATTTTTGGATGGGGAGAATATACATTTCAGCCGGACGCAGTTCCAATTTGCGGACTTGATATGAAATATTCTCAGTCATTTACAATTGTTCTTATCGTACTTGGATTTTGTGCTCCTCTTGTGGTTGACATATTTTGTTGTGGACGGATTATAGCCATAGCCCGTCGTCAGTCAAGATCAATAGAGTCGCGGAAAGGCTCTGATGGTTCTACATCCAGTACAACATCATCCAGAAGTACTTCGTCAACAAAAAGTATTCAACCGATACCAAAACTAAGCAAACTGAAACAGAAAATCAATTCTCTTCGGCTGGTTTTTGCCGGAACTG GTAGTTTTCTGATCTGTTGGTTACCATATCTCGGTGCGCATGTCTGGATGGCCACGATCCGCAACTTGAGTCACAACAAAGAATCCATGCCGTACATACTGGAGTTTGTTGTCATGTGTATAGCACTGGTCAACGGCCTTATCAACCCTGTCGTTATCATGCTGTCGAATAGAGACTATAGAAAAGAATTGAAAAGTTTATTATTCAAGCGATTTGCAGCGACTAGTCCAGAGGAACGTAGTGAAACTGAGTCTACCCCAGCACATCCGAAGCGGACTCAGTTTAAAAGTTTGAATCTCACCAATACCTTCCAGACAATACAAGAATTCCACTTAGATGTCTCACCTCACACACCACAGGAAACTTCGTGCCTGAGGAAACAAGACAGTGATGCTACACTCGACAGTCCAGCTGATCGTAGTCCTTCAACGCCCTCTACAGAATTTCTTGACATTCGCAAACTTTCTGTCATGTCCAATTGTACGGAATGTATAAAACTTAtaactaggtcaaagtcaaatgGCAGTAGTATTGACCTAGATTCTCCACTTGAACAATTAAAGGCAGATGGATTTCCCTCACAACATGCCACTATTACTAAAACTAGCTCCAGTGATCAAATAGAGACTAAGATCGATTTTGAGTTCATCGCTTCTGGAATAGTCATAAAATGA